From the genome of Solidesulfovibrio carbinolicus, one region includes:
- a CDS encoding pyridoxamine 5'-phosphate oxidase family protein has translation MNAAAAIRQLLANASLGVLATAGPEGPLTSLMAFAIESPSCLVMATLPDTRKWRNILADPRISLLVDDRETAIDRESVRALTLAGRHEPGTEAQRQAGFTVLGRRHPHLAGLLARPEIALIRLQVTSYLLLTGPTDAAYLTSLDEASATAATGQDSDATPPAPRR, from the coding sequence ATGAACGCCGCAGCCGCCATCCGGCAACTGCTGGCCAACGCCTCACTGGGCGTTTTGGCCACCGCCGGCCCCGAAGGGCCGCTGACCTCGCTTATGGCCTTTGCCATCGAAAGCCCGTCGTGCTTGGTCATGGCCACTTTGCCCGACACGCGCAAGTGGCGCAATATCCTTGCGGACCCCAGGATTTCGCTGCTTGTCGACGACCGGGAAACGGCCATTGATCGGGAAAGCGTGCGCGCCCTGACCCTGGCCGGCCGCCACGAGCCGGGAACCGAGGCCCAGCGTCAGGCCGGATTCACTGTATTAGGCCGTCGCCACCCGCATCTGGCCGGCCTGTTGGCGCGACCGGAAATCGCCCTCATCCGGCTGCAGGTCACGTCCTATCTGCTCCTGACAGGCCCGACCGATGCCGCCTATTTGACCAGCCTCGACGAGGCATCCGCGACAGCAGCAACGGGACAGGACAGCGACGCTACCCCCCCTGCCCCACGCCGGTGA
- the ispG gene encoding flavodoxin-dependent (E)-4-hydroxy-3-methylbut-2-enyl-diphosphate synthase, with the protein MQETLPLSPRRRTRTVRVGAVGVGGDNPVRVQSMTNTDTRDVDATLAQIQALTEAGCEIVRLAVLDEAAAQALAAIRAATDAPLVADIHFDHRLAVAALEAGVDALRINPGNIGSEAAVDTVVAAAKAHGAPIRIGVNSGSVAKHLLKKYGGPTAQAMVESALEHIALLEARDFHDIKVSLKSSSVLRTIAAYRLLAAKVDYPLHIGVTEAGTPMRGAVKSAVGLGVLLAEGIGDTLRVSLTGDPVTEIGVAYEILRSLELRARGPEIISCPTCGRTEIDLVGLAEAVEERLRGVPEIFTVAVMGCVVNGPGEAREADIGIAGGRDCGIIFRKGEILGKVRGADKLIPAFMDELERFITEKKESPCD; encoded by the coding sequence ATGCAAGAAACCCTGCCTCTTTCGCCGCGTCGCCGGACCCGGACCGTACGCGTCGGCGCGGTCGGCGTCGGCGGCGACAATCCCGTGCGTGTCCAGAGCATGACCAACACCGACACCCGGGACGTGGACGCCACCCTGGCCCAAATCCAGGCCTTGACCGAGGCCGGCTGCGAGATCGTGCGCCTGGCCGTCCTCGACGAGGCCGCCGCCCAGGCCCTTGCCGCCATCCGCGCCGCCACTGACGCGCCGCTTGTGGCCGACATCCATTTCGACCACCGCCTGGCCGTGGCCGCCCTGGAAGCCGGGGTGGACGCGCTTCGCATCAATCCCGGCAACATCGGCTCCGAGGCCGCCGTGGACACGGTGGTGGCCGCGGCCAAGGCCCACGGCGCGCCCATTCGCATCGGCGTCAATTCCGGTTCCGTGGCCAAGCATCTGCTCAAGAAATACGGTGGCCCGACCGCCCAGGCCATGGTGGAAAGCGCCCTGGAGCACATCGCCCTGCTCGAAGCCCGGGATTTTCACGACATCAAGGTGTCGCTCAAATCCTCCTCGGTGCTGCGCACCATCGCCGCCTACCGCTTGCTCGCCGCCAAGGTCGATTATCCGCTGCACATCGGCGTCACCGAGGCCGGAACTCCCATGCGCGGGGCGGTCAAGTCCGCCGTGGGCCTGGGCGTGCTTTTGGCCGAGGGCATCGGCGACACCCTGCGCGTGTCGCTGACCGGCGATCCGGTGACGGAAATCGGCGTGGCCTACGAAATCCTGCGCTCCCTGGAACTGCGCGCGCGCGGCCCGGAAATCATCTCCTGCCCGACCTGCGGGCGCACCGAGATTGACCTCGTCGGCCTGGCCGAGGCCGTGGAGGAACGCCTGCGCGGCGTGCCCGAAATATTCACCGTCGCCGTCATGGGCTGTGTGGTCAACGGCCCGGGCGAGGCCCGCGAGGCCGACATCGGCATCGCCGGCGGCCGCGACTGCGGCATCATCTTCCGCAAGGGCGAGATCCTTGGCAAGGTGCGCGGCGCGGACAAGCTTATTCCCGCCTTCATGGACGAACTGGAACGCTTCATTACCGAAAAAAAGGAATCCCCATGCGACTGA
- a CDS encoding proline--tRNA ligase, which yields MRLSRYYAPTLKETPAEAEVISHQLLLRAGMIRKLTAGIYTYLPLGLKALNNVAKIVREEMDRSGALEILMPAVQPADLWKESGRWDFYGRELLRFVDRHDRESCLGPTHEEVVTDLVRHEIRSYRQLPVNLYQIQTKFRDEIRPRFGLMRGREFVMKDAYSFDKDDAGADASYWGMYEAYARIFKRLGLKFRAVAADSGAIGGSFSHEFMVLADTGEDTIVACPACDYGANVEKAEAICPPAGDLAPCPAAEKIATPGQHTVEEVAAFLKVPAASVIKTLLYVADGKTVAALVRGDRELNEVKFKNLLDAKEDLRLATPEEVTAATGAPVGFAGPVGLSLPVYADRELALANDWVVGANAADAHLLHVDLGRDVNVVSFTDLREVAPGDPCPKCGALLDFTKGIEVGHVFKLGLKYSKALNATFLDEAGKEQFMIMGCYGIGVSRIVASAIEQNHDDGGIVFPPTIAPFEAALINLSPKDETACAKADEIYAALTAAGIETLLDDRDERPGVKFKDADLMGHPIQLTLGGKGLARCIVETKDRRTGEKGELPLEGFFEAFAAWRAGVRAGWGLE from the coding sequence ATGCGACTGAGCCGCTACTACGCCCCCACGTTGAAAGAGACTCCGGCCGAAGCCGAGGTCATAAGCCACCAGCTGCTGCTGCGCGCCGGCATGATCCGCAAGCTCACGGCCGGCATCTATACCTACCTTCCCCTGGGGCTTAAGGCGCTCAACAATGTCGCCAAGATTGTGCGCGAGGAAATGGACCGATCCGGGGCGCTGGAAATCCTCATGCCCGCCGTGCAGCCCGCCGACCTCTGGAAGGAGTCCGGCCGCTGGGATTTCTACGGCCGGGAACTGCTGCGCTTCGTCGACCGCCATGACCGGGAATCGTGCCTGGGACCCACCCACGAGGAAGTCGTCACCGACCTGGTGCGCCACGAGATCCGCTCCTACCGCCAGCTGCCGGTCAACCTCTACCAGATCCAGACCAAGTTCCGCGACGAGATCCGCCCCCGCTTCGGCCTCATGCGCGGCCGTGAGTTCGTCATGAAGGACGCCTACTCCTTTGACAAGGACGACGCCGGGGCCGACGCCAGCTACTGGGGCATGTACGAAGCCTATGCCCGCATCTTTAAGCGTCTGGGCCTCAAGTTCCGGGCCGTGGCCGCCGACTCCGGGGCCATCGGCGGTTCGTTCTCCCACGAATTCATGGTCCTGGCCGACACCGGCGAGGACACCATCGTGGCCTGCCCGGCCTGCGACTACGGGGCCAACGTCGAAAAGGCCGAAGCCATCTGTCCTCCGGCCGGCGACCTCGCCCCTTGCCCCGCCGCCGAGAAGATCGCCACTCCGGGCCAGCACACGGTCGAGGAAGTGGCCGCCTTCCTGAAGGTCCCGGCCGCTTCCGTCATCAAGACGCTGCTCTACGTGGCCGACGGCAAGACCGTGGCCGCGCTGGTGCGCGGCGACCGCGAACTCAACGAAGTGAAATTCAAAAACCTCCTGGACGCCAAGGAAGACCTCCGCCTGGCCACCCCCGAGGAAGTCACGGCCGCCACCGGCGCGCCCGTGGGCTTTGCCGGCCCCGTCGGCCTGTCCCTGCCCGTCTACGCCGACCGGGAACTGGCCCTGGCAAACGACTGGGTGGTCGGAGCCAACGCCGCCGACGCCCACCTGCTCCACGTGGATCTCGGCCGCGACGTCAACGTCGTGTCCTTCACCGATCTGCGCGAGGTCGCCCCGGGCGATCCCTGCCCCAAGTGCGGCGCGCTGCTCGATTTCACCAAGGGCATCGAGGTCGGCCACGTCTTCAAGCTGGGCCTGAAGTATTCCAAGGCCTTAAACGCCACCTTCCTGGACGAGGCCGGCAAGGAACAGTTCATGATCATGGGCTGCTACGGCATCGGCGTGTCGCGCATCGTGGCCTCGGCCATCGAACAGAACCACGACGACGGCGGCATCGTCTTCCCGCCCACCATCGCCCCCTTCGAAGCGGCGCTCATCAATTTGAGCCCCAAGGACGAAACCGCCTGCGCCAAAGCCGACGAAATCTACGCCGCCCTGACCGCCGCCGGCATCGAGACGCTCCTCGACGACCGCGACGAACGCCCGGGCGTCAAATTCAAGGATGCCGACCTCATGGGACACCCCATCCAGCTGACGCTCGGCGGCAAGGGACTGGCCCGCTGCATCGTCGAGACCAAGGATCGCCGCACCGGCGAGAAGGGCGAACTGCCCCTGGAAGGCTTTTTCGAAGCGTTTGCTGCCTGGCGCGCCGGCGTGCGTGCGGGCTGGGGCCTGGAGTAG
- the xseA gene encoding exodeoxyribonuclease VII large subunit, which translates to MPHVFEVAELTRALKSVVESEFPFVWVRGQVVNLSRPGSGHVYFSLRDAEASLGVVWFKGAQAGRVTPGGERYDPLTGEVLERPLAGLLADGMEVMVAGRLTVYPPRGTYQLVAEVVQEVGAGRLWLEFEELKKRLAAKGFFEAARKRPLPPHPTRVAVVTAPAGAAVRDFIRIGRERGHGAKVRVYPTLVQGEAAPAGIVRAMLRAVADDWAEVLVLIRGGGSLEDLWAFNTEEVAKAIYAAPLPVLVGVGHEVDVTIADMVADVRAATPSHAAQLLWPERGMLAQRLDDAEMALRRQIGSLVSLRERDLAALARGLSWLSPARRLTRLEEAFAAGEKRLTRAGTSRLDVLSRRLDGLEARLARRFDRQSLDARDDALTRRKERIAAAMRLFLADRQGRLDVTAMRLAGLDPAAPLARGYSLTTVLRTGKFLRREGEVRPGDKLDVMVYEGRVRAVVSQDGPDDGENP; encoded by the coding sequence ATGCCCCATGTGTTTGAAGTCGCGGAACTGACCCGGGCGCTCAAGTCCGTGGTCGAGTCCGAATTCCCTTTTGTCTGGGTGCGCGGCCAGGTGGTCAACCTGTCGCGTCCGGGCTCGGGGCATGTCTATTTTTCTCTGCGCGACGCCGAGGCGTCCCTTGGCGTGGTCTGGTTCAAGGGGGCGCAGGCCGGGCGCGTGACGCCCGGCGGCGAGCGGTACGATCCGCTGACTGGCGAGGTGCTGGAAAGACCTTTGGCCGGGCTGTTGGCCGACGGCATGGAGGTCATGGTTGCCGGGCGTTTGACGGTTTATCCGCCGCGCGGAACCTATCAGCTGGTGGCCGAGGTGGTGCAGGAGGTCGGGGCCGGCCGGCTGTGGCTGGAATTCGAGGAACTCAAAAAACGTCTGGCCGCCAAGGGCTTTTTCGAGGCGGCCAGAAAGCGCCCCTTGCCGCCCCATCCGACCCGGGTGGCGGTGGTGACCGCCCCGGCTGGCGCGGCCGTGCGCGATTTCATCCGCATCGGCCGGGAGCGCGGGCACGGGGCAAAGGTGCGCGTCTATCCGACGTTGGTGCAGGGTGAGGCCGCCCCGGCCGGCATTGTGCGGGCCATGCTGCGGGCCGTAGCCGACGACTGGGCCGAGGTGTTGGTGCTCATTCGCGGCGGCGGATCGCTGGAGGATTTGTGGGCTTTCAACACGGAAGAGGTGGCCAAGGCGATTTATGCTGCGCCGTTGCCAGTGCTCGTCGGCGTCGGCCATGAGGTGGACGTGACCATCGCCGATATGGTGGCCGACGTGCGCGCCGCCACGCCCTCCCATGCCGCCCAGCTGTTGTGGCCCGAGCGTGGGATGCTGGCCCAGCGCCTGGACGACGCCGAGATGGCGCTTCGCCGCCAGATCGGGAGCCTTGTTTCCTTGCGGGAACGGGATCTTGCCGCCCTGGCCCGGGGGCTTTCCTGGCTGTCCCCGGCCCGGCGGCTCACCCGCCTGGAAGAGGCCTTTGCCGCCGGCGAAAAGCGTCTGACGCGGGCTGGAACCTCCCGGCTGGACGTCTTGTCGCGGCGGCTCGACGGCCTGGAAGCGCGTCTGGCCCGGCGTTTCGACCGGCAAAGCCTGGACGCCCGGGACGACGCCCTGACCCGGCGCAAGGAGCGGATCGCGGCGGCCATGCGGCTTTTTCTCGCTGACCGTCAAGGCCGCCTCGACGTGACCGCCATGCGGCTGGCCGGCCTGGACCCGGCCGCGCCCTTGGCCCGGGGCTACAGCCTGACCACGGTCCTTCGCACCGGCAAATTCCTGCGCCGGGAGGGCGAGGTGCGGCCCGGCGACAAGCTTGACGTCATGGTGTATGAAGGCCGCGTTCGGGCCGTGGTGTCCCAAGACGGACCCGACGACGGAGAAAACCCGTGA
- the xseB gene encoding exodeoxyribonuclease VII small subunit: MSVKEESFEKALTRLERIAVALEAGDVPLEKGVALYKEGMGLVASCRKRLEAARLEISLAGEDGGLVPFDVADDEAARDGGPAGEES, from the coding sequence GTGAGCGTGAAGGAAGAAAGCTTTGAAAAGGCGCTGACGCGCCTGGAGCGCATAGCCGTCGCCCTGGAAGCCGGCGACGTGCCCCTGGAAAAGGGCGTGGCGCTCTACAAGGAAGGCATGGGACTGGTGGCCTCGTGCCGCAAGCGCCTGGAGGCGGCCCGGCTGGAAATCAGTCTGGCCGGCGAGGACGGCGGGCTGGTCCCGTTTGACGTTGCCGATGACGAGGCCGCCCGCGACGGCGGGCCGGCCGGGGAGGAGTCGTGA
- a CDS encoding polyprenyl synthetase family protein, giving the protein MTVKQRLAVMAGEVEVYLRERFGARMRERGVPENLLAAMEYSLLAGGKRLRPVLCLVFAELFDADRARVMPFAAGFEIIHTYSLIHDDLPAMDDDDLRRGRPSNHKVFGEAGAILAGDALLTEAFGCMGRVWPGVAAELVLPALAEAAKAAGAAGMVGGQVLDMDYTAREGVTLAELARMQALKTGALLTASCVCGAILAGAGEEGVARAREYGEAVGAAFQIVDDILDEIGDAATLGKPVGSDREQGKNTYPSMIGLDESRRLAEERVAAAIAAIEPYAGDAAEFLRDLARYIVVRVQ; this is encoded by the coding sequence GTGACGGTGAAACAACGGTTGGCCGTGATGGCCGGCGAGGTGGAAGTCTATCTGCGCGAGCGCTTCGGCGCGCGGATGCGTGAGCGCGGCGTGCCGGAGAATCTGTTGGCCGCCATGGAATATTCGCTGCTGGCCGGCGGCAAGCGGCTGCGCCCGGTCCTGTGCCTCGTTTTCGCCGAGCTTTTCGACGCCGACCGGGCCAGGGTCATGCCCTTTGCCGCCGGTTTCGAGATCATCCACACCTATTCGCTCATCCATGACGACCTGCCGGCCATGGACGACGACGACCTGCGCCGGGGCCGGCCGTCCAACCACAAAGTTTTTGGCGAGGCCGGGGCCATCCTGGCCGGCGACGCGCTTTTGACCGAAGCCTTCGGCTGCATGGGCCGTGTCTGGCCCGGCGTGGCGGCCGAGCTGGTGCTGCCGGCCCTGGCCGAGGCGGCCAAGGCGGCCGGCGCGGCCGGCATGGTGGGCGGACAGGTCCTCGATATGGACTATACCGCCCGGGAAGGCGTGACCCTGGCCGAGCTGGCCCGGATGCAGGCCCTCAAGACCGGCGCGCTTTTGACCGCCTCCTGCGTGTGCGGCGCGATACTGGCCGGCGCGGGCGAGGAAGGCGTGGCCCGGGCCCGGGAATACGGCGAGGCCGTGGGCGCGGCCTTCCAGATCGTTGACGACATCCTTGATGAGATCGGCGACGCCGCCACCCTGGGCAAACCCGTGGGCAGCGACCGGGAGCAGGGCAAAAACACGTATCCTTCCATGATCGGCCTTGACGAAAGCCGGCGGCTGGCCGAGGAACGCGTGGCCGCCGCCATTGCCGCCATCGAGCCGTATGCCGGTGATGCGGCAGAGTTTTTACGAGACCTGGCCCGCTATATCGTGGTCCGGGTGCAGTAG
- the dxs gene encoding 1-deoxy-D-xylulose-5-phosphate synthase, which yields MTAMSDAALRILTRIKHPHDVAGLSAEERAVLAEEIRQVIIGTVSMNGGHLAPSLGVVELTLALLAAFDPGRDKFVWDVGHQAYAYKILTGRQEEFHTLRTMGGVSGFPRPAESPFDHFGVGHSSTSISAALGLAMARDRKGENHDVIAVIGDGSMTAGLAYEGLNQAGGWGGRLIVVLNDNEMSISKNVGALSLFLSRKLNQRWVKRLKKDMESWIGSLPYGGDLMGYVRRGEESFKSFFTPGMLFEAFRFNYLGPIDGHNTERLIEVFKEVKDIEGPVLVHVLTKKGRGYEPAESNPTYFHGVGCFEPETGLVEKAGVCPPSYTQVFGEALLAAAKADKRVMAITAAMPEGTGVSRFATELPDQFVDVGICEQHAVTFAAGLAMAGFRPVVAIYSTFLQRSYDQIVHDVCLQDLPVTFCLDRAGLVGEDGATHHGAFDISYLRHIPNLVCMAPGNEAELPAMLATALAHPGAAAIRYPRGAGVGLPVPDNAEPLPIGQGKLVREGSDGLVVAIGSRVMPAVAAADALAVRTGKQVAVFNARFIKPLPLVQLLELAKTHKRWLTVEENVLEGGFGSAVIEALSDAGALSGLTVKRLGLPDGFVEHGSQKALRALCGIDQPGIEAALAALLAS from the coding sequence ATGACGGCAATGAGCGACGCGGCCCTGCGCATCCTGACCCGCATCAAGCATCCCCACGACGTGGCGGGGCTTTCCGCCGAGGAACGCGCCGTGCTGGCCGAGGAAATCCGGCAGGTCATCATCGGCACGGTCTCCATGAACGGCGGCCACCTGGCCCCGTCGCTGGGCGTCGTGGAACTGACGCTGGCCCTGCTGGCCGCCTTCGATCCAGGCCGGGACAAGTTCGTCTGGGACGTGGGACATCAGGCTTATGCTTACAAGATTCTCACCGGCCGTCAGGAAGAGTTCCATACGCTGCGCACCATGGGCGGCGTCAGCGGCTTTCCGCGTCCGGCCGAAAGCCCCTTTGACCACTTTGGCGTCGGCCATTCGAGCACGTCCATTTCGGCGGCCCTGGGCCTGGCCATGGCCCGGGACCGCAAGGGCGAGAACCATGACGTCATCGCCGTCATCGGCGACGGTTCCATGACCGCCGGACTGGCCTACGAAGGCCTCAACCAGGCCGGGGGCTGGGGCGGGCGGCTCATTGTCGTTTTAAACGATAACGAGATGTCCATCTCGAAAAACGTCGGCGCGCTTTCGCTGTTTTTAAGCCGCAAGCTCAACCAGCGCTGGGTCAAGCGGCTCAAAAAGGACATGGAAAGCTGGATCGGTTCGCTGCCCTACGGCGGCGACCTCATGGGCTATGTCCGGCGCGGCGAGGAGTCGTTTAAAAGCTTTTTCACGCCCGGCATGTTGTTCGAAGCCTTCCGCTTCAACTACCTTGGGCCCATCGACGGCCACAACACCGAACGGCTCATTGAGGTCTTCAAGGAAGTCAAGGATATCGAAGGCCCGGTGCTGGTCCATGTGTTGACCAAGAAGGGGCGGGGCTATGAGCCGGCCGAGTCCAACCCCACCTATTTTCACGGCGTGGGCTGTTTCGAGCCCGAGACCGGGCTGGTGGAAAAGGCCGGGGTCTGCCCGCCGAGCTACACGCAAGTCTTTGGCGAGGCGCTACTGGCCGCCGCCAAGGCCGACAAACGCGTCATGGCCATCACCGCCGCCATGCCCGAGGGCACCGGGGTGTCGCGGTTCGCCACCGAACTGCCCGACCAGTTCGTCGATGTCGGCATCTGCGAACAGCACGCCGTCACCTTCGCCGCCGGCCTGGCCATGGCCGGCTTTCGGCCGGTGGTCGCCATCTATTCCACCTTCCTGCAGCGCTCCTATGACCAGATCGTCCACGACGTCTGCCTCCAGGATCTGCCCGTGACTTTTTGCCTCGACCGGGCCGGGCTGGTCGGCGAGGACGGGGCCACCCACCACGGGGCTTTCGACATTTCCTATCTGCGCCACATACCAAACCTCGTCTGCATGGCTCCGGGCAATGAGGCCGAGCTGCCGGCCATGCTGGCCACGGCCCTGGCCCATCCCGGCGCGGCCGCCATCCGCTACCCGCGCGGGGCCGGCGTGGGCCTGCCCGTGCCGGACAACGCCGAGCCTCTGCCCATCGGCCAGGGAAAACTTGTGCGCGAGGGGAGCGACGGGCTTGTCGTCGCCATCGGCAGCCGGGTCATGCCGGCCGTGGCCGCCGCCGACGCCTTGGCCGTCCGCACAGGCAAGCAGGTCGCGGTCTTTAACGCCCGCTTCATCAAGCCCCTGCCCCTGGTCCAGCTGCTGGAGCTGGCCAAGACCCACAAACGCTGGCTGACGGTGGAGGAAAACGTGCTGGAAGGGGGCTTTGGCTCGGCCGTCATCGAAGCCCTGTCCGACGCCGGCGCGCTTTCTGGACTCACGGTCAAGCGCCTGGGGTTGCCCGACGGCTTTGTGGAGCATGGCTCCCAAAAGGCCTTGCGCGCCCTTTGCGGCATCGACCAGCCGGGCATCGAGGCGGCCCTGGCCGCGCTGCTGGCATCCTGA
- a CDS encoding deoxyhypusine synthase family protein yields the protein MSSISRFMETNFRHFNARETLDAAKAWNDLLGRGGKMFLTMAGAMSTCELGISLAEMIRQDKVHAISCTAANLEEDLFNLFNHNEYKMVPEYRDLSPEAEKALYDQGFNRVTDTCIPEGVLRQVQRRISKLWAAAAEAGEPKFPYEYMYALLDQPDIAQFFQIPKEHSWVLAAKEKGLTIYSPGFEDSTLGNIFCAEVMQGHVKSHNAIRTGTEQMEVLAKWYTEQGKAGTPIGFFQIGGGIAADFPICVVPMLIQDLELEDTPFWAYFAQIGDSTTSYGSYSGAVPNEKITWGKLDIDTPRFMINSDASIVAPLIFAYVLGW from the coding sequence ATGTCTTCCATATCCCGTTTCATGGAAACCAATTTCCGCCACTTCAACGCCCGCGAGACCCTGGACGCCGCCAAGGCCTGGAACGATCTGCTGGGGCGCGGCGGCAAGATGTTTCTGACCATGGCCGGCGCCATGAGCACCTGCGAACTGGGCATTTCCCTGGCCGAGATGATCCGCCAGGACAAGGTCCACGCCATCAGCTGCACCGCCGCCAACCTTGAAGAGGATCTTTTCAACCTCTTCAACCACAACGAATACAAGATGGTTCCCGAGTACCGCGACCTGTCGCCCGAGGCGGAAAAGGCGCTGTACGACCAGGGGTTCAACCGTGTCACCGATACCTGCATCCCCGAAGGCGTCCTGCGCCAGGTTCAGCGCCGCATCTCCAAGCTGTGGGCCGCCGCGGCCGAGGCCGGCGAACCCAAGTTTCCCTACGAGTACATGTACGCGCTGCTGGATCAGCCCGATATCGCCCAGTTCTTCCAGATCCCCAAGGAACATTCCTGGGTGCTGGCCGCCAAGGAAAAGGGCCTGACCATCTATTCCCCGGGCTTTGAAGACAGCACGCTCGGCAACATCTTTTGCGCCGAGGTCATGCAGGGCCACGTGAAAAGCCACAACGCCATCCGCACCGGCACCGAGCAGATGGAAGTGCTGGCCAAGTGGTACACCGAGCAGGGCAAGGCCGGCACGCCCATCGGCTTTTTCCAGATCGGCGGCGGCATCGCGGCCGACTTCCCCATCTGCGTCGTGCCCATGCTGATCCAGGACTTAGAGCTGGAAGACACGCCTTTCTGGGCCTACTTCGCCCAGATCGGCGACTCCACCACCTCCTACGGGTCCTACTCGGGTGCTGTGCCCAACGAGAAGATCACCTGGGGCAAGCTCGACATCGACACGCCCCGGTTCATGATCAACTCCGACGCCTCCATCGTGGCGCCGCTCATCTTTGCGTATGTTTTAGGCTGGTAA
- a CDS encoding cereblon family protein: protein MNHLTLIPTTPPISLTWDDDADDKDIIVKPVFDNPILAGADRMVCAHCGEDVTRGSLRIAVNGSHRHLMPTAHGIDQEMGCFSLAPGCMTAGHFAMDFGLGEDGFWQMALCASCGNHLGWHHEKADGMGFYGLILDHLAPAADIDKDAA, encoded by the coding sequence ATGAACCACCTGACCCTTATCCCCACCACCCCGCCCATCAGCCTCACCTGGGACGATGACGCGGACGACAAGGACATCATCGTGAAACCCGTTTTCGACAACCCGATTCTGGCCGGCGCCGACCGCATGGTCTGCGCCCACTGCGGCGAGGACGTCACCAGAGGCAGCCTGCGCATCGCCGTCAATGGTTCCCATCGCCATCTCATGCCCACGGCCCACGGCATTGATCAGGAGATGGGCTGTTTCTCCCTGGCCCCGGGCTGCATGACCGCCGGCCATTTCGCCATGGATTTCGGCCTGGGCGAGGACGGTTTCTGGCAGATGGCCCTTTGCGCCTCGTGCGGCAACCATCTGGGCTGGCATCATGAAAAGGCCGACGGCATGGGATTCTACGGCCTGATACTCGACCATCTGGCCCCGGCCGCCGATATCGACAAGGATGCCGCTTAA
- a CDS encoding cereblon family protein, which produces MAGTHRHVFANPLGHVFEIGCFAAAPGCAAIGSATSDFSWFPGTLWQAAVCVACGRHLGWRYVQSDGGTFFGLILNRLHQMPENLA; this is translated from the coding sequence GTGGCTGGGACCCACCGCCATGTTTTTGCCAATCCCCTGGGGCATGTTTTCGAGATCGGTTGTTTCGCCGCTGCCCCGGGCTGCGCCGCCATTGGTTCAGCCACGTCGGATTTCTCCTGGTTTCCCGGGACGCTCTGGCAAGCCGCCGTCTGCGTCGCCTGCGGCCGGCATCTGGGCTGGCGCTATGTCCAGAGCGATGGAGGAACATTTTTCGGGCTAATCCTCAACCGTCTGCACCAGATGCCGGAGAATTTGGCCTGA
- a CDS encoding aminoglycoside phosphotransferase family protein, with protein MREYLGHLATTDPLHGYLRDAILPHLVQAGQEPRFRVYRVSAESAVYLYEDKWTEIRVVGKFYARARGLNGSNAPQSAANERRNLEYARSLGLDASPDYVARPLGVREDLGDLLVVEHLAGEQLDAIVAAAATAGRGDRLFRKLSGLARFFARLHNAAAGPERVDFGRTQGYFDRVVGYLAVHGGLAERRAARLYELGHAYAARPEHWQDVQVAVHGDATPSNFLFGRGQTVYAIDLERMHRDDRIYDVGRLCGELKHCFLQMTGDIGRAEPYIGHFLWEYAGHFPDRERTFASLSGRLPFHLGLTLLRIARNGWLDANYRKRLVHEARVILSGGLA; from the coding sequence ATGCGTGAGTATCTCGGACACCTCGCCACCACCGATCCGCTTCATGGCTATTTGCGCGACGCCATTTTGCCGCACCTGGTCCAGGCCGGGCAGGAACCCCGCTTCCGGGTTTACCGTGTCTCGGCCGAAAGCGCTGTCTACCTCTATGAGGACAAATGGACCGAAATCCGGGTCGTGGGCAAATTCTACGCCCGGGCCCGGGGCTTAAACGGCAGCAACGCGCCGCAATCCGCCGCCAATGAACGCCGCAACCTGGAATACGCCCGCAGCCTTGGCCTGGATGCGTCGCCGGACTACGTGGCCCGGCCCCTGGGCGTACGCGAGGACCTGGGCGATCTGCTGGTGGTCGAACACCTCGCCGGCGAACAGCTCGACGCCATTGTCGCCGCCGCCGCCACGGCCGGGAGGGGCGACCGGCTATTCCGCAAACTGTCGGGCCTGGCCCGTTTTTTTGCCCGGCTGCACAACGCCGCCGCCGGTCCCGAGCGGGTGGATTTCGGCCGTACCCAAGGCTACTTTGACCGGGTGGTCGGCTATCTCGCCGTCCATGGCGGCCTTGCCGAACGCCGGGCCGCCCGGCTTTACGAACTCGGCCATGCTTACGCCGCCCGGCCCGAACACTGGCAGGACGTCCAGGTGGCGGTGCATGGCGACGCCACGCCGTCCAATTTCCTGTTCGGCCGAGGCCAGACGGTCTATGCCATCGACCTTGAGCGCATGCACCGCGACGACCGGATCTATGACGTGGGCCGGCTGTGCGGCGAACTTAAGCACTGTTTCCTTCAGATGACCGGCGACATCGGCCGGGCCGAACCGTATATAGGCCACTTTCTGTGGGAATACGCCGGCCATTTTCCGGATCGGGAGCGGACCTTTGCCTCGCTGTCCGGCCGGCTGCCGTTTCATCTGGGGCTGACGCTGTTGCGCATCGCCCGCAACGGCTGGCTGGACGCGAACTACCGCAAACGCCTCGTCCATGAGGCGAGGGTGATCCTGAGCGGAGGACTGGCATGA